Proteins encoded within one genomic window of Thunnus albacares chromosome 13, fThuAlb1.1, whole genome shotgun sequence:
- the tmem218 gene encoding transmembrane protein 218, which yields MAGNVTVLEVGTGVFVVAVVWIAALVFGMMLLRASGSAKLGVIPVFLLALTITLALVFFPRSPETTPAVKEIKIVDTLFIGRYVLLAVVSAVFLVAFFMLLPFHFLEPVYAKALRTQ from the exons ATGGCAGGTAACGTTACCGTGTTGGAAGTCGGTACAGGCGTTTTCGTCGTTGCTGTCGTTTGGATTGCAGCTCTGGTGTTTGGGATGATGCTGCTGAGAGCATCTGGATCCGCAAA GTTAGGAGTTATCCCCGTTTTCCTCCTGGCTCTCACCATCACTCTGGCACTGGTGTTTTTCCCTCGCAGCCCAGAGACCACACCTGCTGTCAAAGAGATAAAG ATAGTGGACACTTTGTTCATCGGCCGCTATGTGCTGCTGGCCGTGGTGAGCGCTGTCTTTCTGGTGGCATTCTTCATGCTGCTCCCCTTTCATTTCCTGGAGCCAGTCTATGCCAAAGCTTTAAGAACACAGTAG